In Candidatus Nanopelagicales bacterium, the sequence GATCGTGAACCACCCGATCGTGAGCTGGACCGGCCTTGGCCGTCACGCGATCGCGCGCCGTCGTTGGTACTTGACCGACGACCGGCCGATGCTCCGGTTTCGCCGAGATCTTCGACCTGCTCTGCGCCGAGGCCTTCCCGGGTCCGAGATGAACGCGGGAGTCGACCCGTCGCTGTGGTGGGGATGCCCAGGCCGGTGAAAATGTGAGCGGAAGTCGAGTACGTCTCCACCGGGTCGGTGAATGCGAGACCCAGGGCCTTGTTGATCAACAACCACCGAGGGACGTCGTCCCAGTCGACCAGTGTCACCGCCACACCGGATGCACCTGCACGACCGGTTCGTCCGATGCGGTGCAAGTACATCTTTTCGTCTTCGGGGCAGGCGTAGTTGATCACGTGGGTGACGCCCTCAACATCGATTCCCCGGGCAGCCACATCAGTCGCGACGAGCACGTCGATCTTGCCGTTGCGGAATGCCCGCAGCGCCTGTTCGCGAGCGCCCTGGCCCAGATCACCGTGGACCGAGCCGACCGCGAACCCGCGGTCCGTCAGGTCGTCTGCGAGTTTCTGGGTAGTGCGTTTGGTGCGGCAGAAGACGATCACTAGTCCGCGATCCTTGGCCTGCAGAACCCGGGCGATGATCTCCGGCTTGTCCATCGCGTGCGCACGCCAGATGTGCTGCTCGATGGCATCGACGGTGATGTTGTCGTCGTTGGGATCGCTGGCCCGAATGTGGGTGGGGCTGGTCATGTACCGGCGAGCGAGGTTAACGATCTGGCCGGGCATCGTCGCGGAGAACAACAGCGTCTGCCGGTTGGCGGGAACCTGGGAGACGATTGATTCGACGTCGGGAAGAAATCCCATGTCGAGCATCTCGTCGGCCTCGTCAAGGACCAGGACCTTCACCTCGTTGAGGCGAAGCTTCCCTTGTCGGGCCAGGTCCAAGAGTCGGCCCGGCGTTCCGACGACGACTTCGATGCCGCGAACGAGCGCCTCGACCTGCGGTTCGTATGATCGCCCGCCGTAGACGCTGAGAACGCGGATGCCGCGCTGCGAGCCTGCGAGCTCAAGGTCCTTGGCGACCTGCACACACAACTCCCGAGTCGGGACCACGACCAGAGCCTGCGGGGCAGCGCCCTTGGCCTCGGCTGAGTTCTCGAGCTCGCCGGGCGCATTGAGGCGCTGGAGCAGCGGAATGCCGAAGCCGAGCGTCTTGCCAGTTCCGGTCTTTGCTTGGCCGATGAGGTCATTGCCCTCAAGCGCCAGCGGAATGCACATCGATTGAATGGGAAACGGTTCGTTGATCCCTGCAGCTGACAGGGCGTCGCAGATGGCCGGGTGAACCCCGAGGTCTGCGAATGTTGATGAGGTCAGTGGATACTCCTGGATAAGGCGCGGCCAAGCCGCGTTGCGCGGTTGCTTCTGCGCATGTTGATGCACCCACTCTACGCGCCCACTGAATCGCACTACGCTGGCGAGCATGGAACCTGGGCAGTCATCGATCAAATTGGACTGGAACGACCCCCTCTACCAAGAGGCAGTGGTCGACCTACTGGGTGCTCTTGCCTACGGTGAGTTGCAGGCTTTCGAGCGGCTCGCTGCAGATGCGTCCATGGCGCCTGACTTCGGGAACCGCGCATCGATTGCGGAGATGTCAGTCGCTGAGTTCGGTCACTACAAACTGTTGCGCGACCGCCTCATCGAGATCGGCGCTGACCCGGCAGCGGCAATGGAACCTTTTGTCGACGCGATCGACGGCTTCCACGTCTCGACTGCCCCGGCCGACTGGCTGGAGGGCCTGATCAAGGCCTACGTCGGCGACGGGATCGCGGCGGACTTCTACCGATACGTCGCCCAGTACCTGGACCCGCAAACCCAGGAACTGGTCAATGAGGTGTGTTCAGACCTCGGGCACTCCGAGTTTGTGGTCGGGGCCGTTCGGGATGCGATCGTTAGCGACCCGGTGGTCGCCGGTCGGTTGGCGTTGTGGGGTCGTCGCCTCATGGGCGAGGTGCTGGCTCAGTCGCAGCGGGTGGCCGTCCAGCGCGAGGCATTGGTTGAGTTGGTGCTTGGCGGCGGCGGCGACCTCGGTGACCTGACCAGGATGTTCGCTGACATGACCGATGCCCATTCCGAGCGCATGCGGTCACTCGGTCTCTCACCCTGACCCGGGTCACCAGGCGAGGGGTTGGCGGCAAATCTGGCTAGCTGGCGCCGAACCCGACCCTGGCCTTGGCGGGCTCGCCAATCTCGACGTAGGTGATCTTGTCTGCTGGCACCAGGACCTGACGGCCTTTGACATCGGTCAGGTTGAACGTTCCGCCGGCTTCGATCGCCTCGGTGAGTGCCTTGGATACGTCCTTGGCATCCTGCTCAACATCGACCACGATCTCGCGAGGTGAGTACTGCACGCCGATCTTGATCTCCACGGATCGTCTCCCGGTCTTTGTTGAGCCACTGGCGGCACGCTTGGTCGCGGCCGCATTGGCACGGGGCTTGCGGGTGCTTGCTGGTTTCGCTGTAGTCATCGTCAACACCTTATGAGGTTACTTTGTTTCCGCCGACCGCGGGAACCCGGAAATTCCTCGCCAAGCCATTCGCGATACCAGCCACGCAGCCTTGTCGCGGGGGATCCTGCGACCGTCGCGCAGCCAACGCACGGCGCTGGTCTGGGCCATGCCGATGAGGCCAAACGCGAGCATGAGTGCCTCGTCCTCGCCGATGCCGGTGTCCTCGGCGATGACGTCGACCAACAGCTTGGCGCACTCGTTGTCGGTGTGTTGCACCCGTTCGCGGACAGCGGCTTCGTTGAACAGGTCCGTCTCAAAAAGCAGGCGGAAAGTCTCTGCTGAATCGTTGACAAACTCAAAGTAGGCCTCGACTGCCCGCGTGACCCGGGTGCGGTTGTCCCGAGTGCTGGCCAGCGCATCACGCATGAGGGCGATGATCTCCTCGGCGCCACTGTCCAGGAGTGCGAGGTAGAGATCGAGTTTGCTCGGGAAGTGTTGGTACAACACCGGCTTGCTAATACCTGCCCGCACGGCGATGTCATCCATCGCGGCGGCGTGATAGCCCTGGTTAACGAAGATCTGCCTGGCCGCCACCAGCAACTGCGCCCGCCGGGCCGAACGAGGCATACGCGTCGCACGTGGAGTATCCGCGCTTACCGTCATGTGGCCTACCTTACCGGCCGGTAACTTATTCTTCACGCAGTATCTAGGTGATACTCGCGGCAACGAACAAGTCACGAATCACCGGACACGAGCGAGGGGTCATACCGATGACGCAAGCCGACGCGACCAGCAGTGACTATGTCGCGCAGCACCCGGGGGCGTTGATTGACGTAGGTGGGCAGGAACTTTTTGTCCGATCGATTGCCCCGACTGGACCAAATCCCGCGCCCGCGGTCTTCATTCATGGGCTTGGCGGTTCAGCGACGAACTGGACCGACCTGATGGATCTGCTTGCGACCGAGCTGGATTCGGTGGCACCGGACCTGCCAGGTTTTGGTCATTCGCCGCCACCGCCGGACGGTGACTACCGGCTCACGGCCCATGCGCACGCTGTTGCCATGCTGGTTCGCACTCGCTTCGGTGGGCAACCTGTCCACGTCTTCGGCAACTCGCTAGGCGGCGCAACGGCTGTGCAGTTCGCCGCGCGCTACCCCGAGTTGATCCGCTCGCTCACCCTCGTCTCGCCGGCAATGCCGGAGTACGCGCCACGGCTGTCCAACATCCACATGCCGTTGACAGCCGTTCCCGGTGTGGGCGAGCGCCTCTGGCAACGGCTGCAGACCAAGGATGTCGAATGGCGGGTTGAGCGTAGTCTGGACATTTGTTACGCCAACATGGACCGCGTTGATCCGCGCCGGATGGCCGAGGCGGTCGTCGACGCAAAGGCTCGCGAACGGCTGCCGCATGCAACTGAAGCCATGCTCGCTTCCCTTCGGGGCCTGATCAGCACCTACTTCGATCGATCGGAGCAGCGACCGTGGAAATTGGCCGAAACGATCAAGGTGCCGGTGCTGCTGATCTACGGGCGCGACGACAAGTTGGTCAACCCCAAGGCTGCTCACCGCGCGACCAAGGCGTTCCCGAATTCGCGCGTGGTCGTGGTTCCTGACTCCGGTCACGTCACCCAGATGGAACACCCTGAGGTCGTGGCGTCGGCCTGGCATCAAATGGCAGAGAGCATCGCTGCGAGTTGATCTGCGCGATCACCGCTGCTGACCCGCCGACCCGGGTTGGCGGGAACATCGGCGCTCATGTCACCGTTAATGCCTGCGAAGCCGCACCAATAGTCCACAACCGCACCAACTACAGGAGTACCCGTGTCCCTGCCGCCTCTGGTGGAACCTGCCGAGTCACTGACTGTCGACGAGGTACGCCGCTACAGCCGCCACATCATCATTCCCGACGTCGGCATGACTGGCCAGAAGCGCATGAAGAACGCCCGGGTCCTATGCGTCGGTGCTGGGGGACTGGGCAGCCCGGCGCTCATGTATTTGGCGGCCGCTGGCATTGGCACGATCGGCATCGTTGAGTTCGACGAGGTGGACGAGTCCAACCTGCAACGGCAGGTCATCCACGGCCAGAGTGACATCGGCCGCAGCAAAGCGGATTCGGCGCGTGATTCGGTGCTGGAGATCAATCCGCACATCAACGTCCAGGTTCACAACGAGCGCCTGGATTCGGGCAACGTCCTGGAGATCTTTGCCAACTACGACCTGATCCTGGACGGCACGGACAACTTCGCGACCCGCTACCTGGTCAACGATGCCTGCGTCATCTTGGGCAAGCCCTACGTGTGGGGCTCGATCTATCGTTTCGAAGGTCAGGCCAGCGTCTTCTGGGCCGAGCACGGTCCCAACTACCGCGACCTCTACCCCGAGCCGCCGCCGCCGGGCATGGTGCCGTCCTGCGCTGAAGGCGGTGTTCTCGGAGTGCTGTGTGCGTCCATTGGATCGATCATGGTGACCGAGGCGATCAAGTTGATCACCGGCATCGGTGAGCCGCTGCTCGGGCGCCTGATGGTGTACGACGCACTGGAGATGTCCTACCGCACGCTGAAGATTCGCAAAGACCCCAACGCCGAGGCCATCACCGAGCTCATCGACTACGACGCGTTTTGCGGTGCGATCTCCGACGAGGCCGCTGACGCTGCCAAGGAGTCGACCATCTCGGTTCATCAGCTCAAGGCGATGCTGGCAGCCCGCGAGCGCGGCGATGACGCGTTCTACCTTGTTGATGTTCGCGAACCGAACGAGTGGGAGATTTCCCGTATCCCCGGCGCGGACCTCATCCCCAAGGGTGAGTTCCTTATGGGTGACGCGTTGAGTCGGCTGCCACAGGACAAGCCAACCGTTCTCTACTGCAAGGTAGGTGGGCGGTCAGCCGAGGTGCTGGCGCTGGTCAAGGCGGCTGGCTTTGCCGACGCGATTCACGTCGGTGGCGGGGTGGCCGCGTGGGTGAACCAAGTGGATCCGAGTCAGCCGAGCTACTAGAGGTAGCCGTTCTTGGTCATGCGGTTGAAGAACAACCAGCCCGGCAGGGTCGGCAGCCAGAACGTGAAGATGCGGAAGAGCAGCACCGCTGAGACCGCAACCGCCGCTTCAACACCGGCGGCGGCCAGTGCCGCGGTGAGGGCCGCCTCAACGGCACCGAGTCCACCGGGTGTTGGTGCGGCTTGGCCAACGGTTGCGCCAACCAGGTAGGCGATGCAGATGGCCGCCCATTCGCCGCCGCCCCCGAACGCCCGCACACACGCGATCAGGCAGAAGCAGTAGCCGAGGTTGAGTAAAACGATGCCGGAGATGCCTGTCAGCAGTTTCAGTGGTTGCTGGGCCAGCGTTAGCAGTCGTGGGCCGACCTGCCGAAAGATCGGTAGCACTTTCTTGATGACCCACTGGCGGCTCGCTGGCAGCAGCAACAGCACGATGACCAACAGCACCAGGCCGAATCCGATGACCACGGCCCAGTCCGGAATGGTCGGGATGTCGAGTTTGCTGGATCGGCCAGCGATAACGCCGAATACCAGGATCAGCAGTAGGTGCATGACAAACGCCATCAACTGCGAGACCCCGACCGATGCCAGCGCCAGCGCCGGATGGACACCGGCCTTCTGCAGGTAGCGAACGTTGACGGCGACCGCACCCAGAGTTGGTGGTGACACCAGCGTCGCGAACGAGGCAGCCAGTTGCGCCTGGAAGGTCCGGAAGAACTTCAGTCGTTCAGGGACGAACCCCTCCAGCGACATCGCCGCGCCGATGTAGGTGGCGGCGGAGAGCACCAATGCGATTGCGGCAAGCCACCACTTGGCATCGCTGAAGAGGGTCGCGACGTCGATCGAGCCGACTTGAATCAGGAGGTAGTACGCGGCGACGGTTCCGAGGATCAGGGTGATGATTGTGCGCGGCCGCAGTCGTTCGATTTGGATCGTGTCCGGACTGCCGTCCGGGGTGAGTTCCTCCAGGTTCTCGCGCAGGGTGACCAGAATGTCCTTACGTCGTTTGATCGCTCGCCGCGTCACCGCCGTGAGGGCCACCGGCTGCAGCGCGGGCAGCGCCTTGATGATTCGATCGTTGCCCAGCACGCGGCGACCGCTGGCAACTGCCTGATCTGGATCGGTCAGCATCGCCAGCGTGCAAAGCAACTCCGCTAGATCGAGCCGCTCGGCCACATCGCCGGCAGCGACCGACCCTTCCTCCGGATCCATCAGCCAGATGCCGCCACTGGGATCACGCAAGATGTTCTCGGCGGTCAATGCTCGGTGAGAGATGCCCGCCTCGTGCAAGGTGCGGACCGCTCGCCAGGCACTATCGAGGTCATCGTTGGTCAAAGTCCCGCCGATTTCAGCGAAGGTCATGCCCTCGACGCGGGCGTAGGCCAAGAGCGCAGCGTCGGGACCGACCTCGGCGACCGCCTCCAACCTCGGTACCGGTGCACCGGCGGCCTGACTGGCGTAGGACTGCAGGGCAGCGTGCTCGAGTCGGCTGCGCATCGAAAATCCAGCACTGCCGCCCTCCTCCCGTAAGCGCAGCGATCGCCACGCCGCCCGGACCAGGCCCGCGCCTTCCAGATCACGGTCAAGCACGAGGATTTCCATCCGTTCGCCCGACCGCGTAGTCGCGGAGTACCGCCGCCCGCCCGCCGTCTCTGCCGATGCGCGCAATACCGTCAGCGGGAACCCGCCACGATCGAGCGCGGCCGCAACTTGGGTACCTGCCGGTCGGGTCGTGGGCGTTCCCAGCACGTACCGGGCCAGCAGTCCCAACGCCCAACCCAGCAGGGTGGAGATGGTCAACGCGGCGATCGTGATGCCACCAGCCACGATGGACGCCAGGAACATCGCCACGACGATCGCACCCGACGCGATCGCCCACCGGGTGCGGTCGACCAAGCGAGCGACGGTGATAAACGCGACGGTGCCAGCGATGAGTGCCGCAAGTGGTGCCACGTCACTGCTCGTCGGGCGACCGTTGAGGGCGAGCAGCAGGCGGCTGCTGCCGGAATGCTGCACCCACACAGCCAGCAGCGAGACAATCACGATTCCCACGAGCAGGACGCCCAGTGCTTCCAGGTACTGCCGCCCACGACGCCGGACGAGCAGATCGATGCCCGTGGCAATGGGTAGTGCGATGATCCCCAGTCCGCCGATGAGGTTGGCCAGCACCACTAGCAGCTGCGGGATCTGCCGGGACACCTGCGACACATCCTGGTCGAATCCGGTGGCGGTACTCGACGCGAAGTAGGCGCCAGCGAACACAAATGCCGTCGCTGCGACCACGCCGAACAGGCGCATCAGGTCGGCGGGGCGGCGAAGCCGTCTGGGAATGACATCGCCTTCAATGACCAGTGTCGCGGCGCCACTGACCGCCCGCCGTTCGGCGGTGATCGGGCCGGTAGTCGCCGCGGCGGCCGATTCGGACGGTTGCCCCTCGGTCGACTCGACGTCCGGATGCGTGTCGGACACGTTGTGGATCGTCGCAGATGCAGTGGGCCGATTGTCGGACACCCGTGGTTGTGTTGCCCTGTGGTTGTTCTCGACGTGCCCTCGATACCCCTCTCCTCACCCGCTGACCTTGATGTACATCAGCAGCGGGTGGCGGCGCATGACCAGGGTCCGTTGCTGGTTCTGGCCGGCCCAGGGACCGGCAAGACGACGACCATCGTCGAGGCCGTTGCCGCCAAATTGGCGGGCACCAACGGCGATCCCGTGCCAGCGGCGCAGTTACTGGTCCTGACTTTCGGTCGCAAAGCAGCCGACGAGATTCGTGACCGCATCGCCCGACGCCTGCAAGGTGGGGCGCTGCCGTTGGTGTCGACGTTCCACTCGTATAGCTACTCGCTCGTTCGGGAGTTCTCCGATCCAGCGGCATTTCAGGCGCCGCCCAGGTTGCTATCGGGACCGGAGCAGGAGCACCGCGTTCGTGAACTTCTGACCAACTCCATCAAGGATGGCCGCGTTTCCTGGCCGGCGGACTTAGAGCCCGCAATCGGCACGCGGGGTCTCGCGGCACTGGTACGCGAGCTGATCGCGAAGGCACAGGCGTTGGACATCACCGCACCGGAGCTTGCTGCTCTGGGCGACCAGGCAGGTGTACCGGTATGGAGTTCGATTGCCGGGTTCCTCGACGAGTACCTCGACGTGCTCGATGCAGAGGGGGTCATGGACTACGCAGAGTTAATCCACCGTGCGGTTGCGTTGGCTGGCGTGCCCGATATCGGACAGCAGTTGCGCAATCGCTATCAAGCAGTGTTTGTCGATGAGTACCAGGACACCGATGCTGCCCAGGTTCGCCTCCTGCAGAACATCACGACGCCGATGACGTCTTTGGTGGCAGTGGGTGATCCGGATCAGGCGATCTACGGATTCCGCGGGGCCGACGTCGGCGGGATCTTGCGCTTCCGCGACGACTTCCCCACCGTCGATGGCGACCCGACTCCCATTGAGGTCTTGTCGAAGACCCGCCGCTTCGGCGAGGTCATCAGGGACGCTGCTGGTCGGGTGATCCGCCGGGTGAGTCTGGGCACGTTGCCAGCGCAAATTCAGAAGGCGCATCGATTGCCGTCCTGTACTGCTCCGACGCGAGGCGACGTTCGGGTCCTGACCTTCGACTCGATCGCAGCGCAGGCAGCCAGCGTGGCCGACGATGTTCGTCGCACTCGACTTCGGGGCGATGTCCAGAGCTGGTCAGACATCGCGATTCTGGTGCGCTCATCGGCCCGCGACCTAGCGCCGCTGCAGCAGGCACTACTCACCGCCGGTGTGCCAGTGGCGGTTCCCGGCGACGACATCCCGCTGCGCGCCCAGCCGGGCATCGCGCCGCTGCTCGACGTATTGCGCGTTGCCGCTACGCCGGAGGTCCTGACCGCCGATCGGGCTCGTCGATTGCTCATGTCACCGCTCGTTGGCATGGATCCATCAGGCCTGCGTCGACTCGGTCGTGCGTTGCGAGGGCTGGACGCGAGCGAGACGCTGCCGAGTACCCGCAGTTCAGCTGACCTGATTCGGGACGCGATAGCCGATCCCGCGCTGCTCATCGAGGTGGATGCCCGCAGCGCCGAGCCGGTCCGCCACTTGGCGCGCATCATCAACGCCGCGCAAGAGGCCATCGCCGCCAATCAGGCGGTCGAGCAAGTGCTGTGGACGGTTTGGTCAGCAACCTCGTGGCCGCAACGGTTGCGGCAGGCAGCGTTGGGCGAAGGCGCTGGCGGTCGGGTGGCGGATCGGGATCTGGATGCGACCGTGGCTTTGTTCGGGCTGGCGTCCCGGGCCGATGCCGCCTTCGACGGCAGACGCGGCGTCGGAAACTTCCTGGCCGAACTCGATCGGCAGTCACTGGCCACCCCGATGGCTGCCGGCGCAGTCCAGACCCGGGATGCGGTGGCACTGATGACGGCACACCGGGCCAAGGGCCTGCAGTGGCGCCGGGTCTACGTCGTTGGCGTCCAGGAAGGACAGTGGCCCGATTTACGTATCCGGGGATCGTTGCTGCAAACCGACCGGTTGGACGTCACCGGGCTCGTCGCGCCGAAGACGGTTGCGGACATGCTCGACGAGGAGCGTCGACTGTTCTTCGTCGCGTGCACGCGTGCCCAAGAAGTGCTGACCGTGACAGCGGTGCGGTCCTTCGACGATTCCGGCGCGCAACCATCGCGGTTCCTGGAGGCGGTCGCAGCTTCGCCCGATGTCGATAACCGCCACGAGGGTGGGTACCTGGCCGATCCGTTGTCGATGCCGGCACTGGTTGCTGAGCTTCGTTCGCAGGTTGAAGATCCGCAGGCCAGTGAGGCTCGCAAGACAGTCGCTGCCGATCGACTCGCGATGTTGGCTGGGCAGGGCGTTGTCGCTGCCGATCCCACAAATTGGTGGGGTATCCCTGAGTGGACTGACAACGACCACCCTGTCCGGGATCCAGCTGAGCCGCTGCGGTTCTCCGGATCGGCGTGGACGGGTATCGATTCCTGTTCGCTGTCGTGGTTCCTTGACCGAGAGGTCAAGGGGGCTGTCACGCGCGGCTCCGCGCCAGCGTTTGGTTCGGTAGTCCACGCGCTCGCGGACGCCGTCGCTCGCGGTGAGCTCGCGGCGGACACCGACGTGCTGGTTGGGCGCGCGGAACAAGTGTGGGCTGGCCTCGGGTTCGAGGCTGATTGGCAGGCGCAGGAGGAACTCGTCGCGATCCGGCAGGCGCTCGATCTGTTCCTACGCTGGCACGAGGCGCAGCCTGATCGCAAGGTTGTCGCGACGGAGTTGAAGTTCGCAGCCAACCTGGAAATCGCCGACGACGCGGTTGCTGTCAACGGCTCGATCGATCGCCTTGAGCGCGATTCTGACGGGATGCTGCATATCGTCGACCTGAAGACCGGGCGCAAGCCACCGACTGGGCCGGAAGTCGCCGAGCATCTGCAGTTGTCGCTGTATCAACTGGCCGGTGAGGAGCACGCGTTCGACGATCGAACCGACAACAACGGGGTTGCCGGCGCCGAACTCGTGCAGCTGCGCAGTCCGGTGGCC encodes:
- a CDS encoding ATP-dependent helicase, coding for MPSIPLSSPADLDVHQQRVAAHDQGPLLVLAGPGTGKTTTIVEAVAAKLAGTNGDPVPAAQLLVLTFGRKAADEIRDRIARRLQGGALPLVSTFHSYSYSLVREFSDPAAFQAPPRLLSGPEQEHRVRELLTNSIKDGRVSWPADLEPAIGTRGLAALVRELIAKAQALDITAPELAALGDQAGVPVWSSIAGFLDEYLDVLDAEGVMDYAELIHRAVALAGVPDIGQQLRNRYQAVFVDEYQDTDAAQVRLLQNITTPMTSLVAVGDPDQAIYGFRGADVGGILRFRDDFPTVDGDPTPIEVLSKTRRFGEVIRDAAGRVIRRVSLGTLPAQIQKAHRLPSCTAPTRGDVRVLTFDSIAAQAASVADDVRRTRLRGDVQSWSDIAILVRSSARDLAPLQQALLTAGVPVAVPGDDIPLRAQPGIAPLLDVLRVAATPEVLTADRARRLLMSPLVGMDPSGLRRLGRALRGLDASETLPSTRSSADLIRDAIADPALLIEVDARSAEPVRHLARIINAAQEAIAANQAVEQVLWTVWSATSWPQRLRQAALGEGAGGRVADRDLDATVALFGLASRADAAFDGRRGVGNFLAELDRQSLATPMAAGAVQTRDAVALMTAHRAKGLQWRRVYVVGVQEGQWPDLRIRGSLLQTDRLDVTGLVAPKTVADMLDEERRLFFVACTRAQEVLTVTAVRSFDDSGAQPSRFLEAVAASPDVDNRHEGGYLADPLSMPALVAELRSQVEDPQASEARKTVAADRLAMLAGQGVVAADPTNWWGIPEWTDNDHPVRDPAEPLRFSGSAWTGIDSCSLSWFLDREVKGAVTRGSAPAFGSVVHALADAVARGELAADTDVLVGRAEQVWAGLGFEADWQAQEELVAIRQALDLFLRWHEAQPDRKVVATELKFAANLEIADDAVAVNGSIDRLERDSDGMLHIVDLKTGRKPPTGPEVAEHLQLSLYQLAGEEHAFDDRTDNNGVAGAELVQLRSPVARTGLPKVQVQPPIDVEAVKERLAEAVEIVRSERFTPDPVSGMCRNCQFLLVCPAQSLGEQVTT
- a CDS encoding flippase-like domain-containing protein; translated protein: MSDTHPDVESTEGQPSESAAAATTGPITAERRAVSGAATLVIEGDVIPRRLRRPADLMRLFGVVAATAFVFAGAYFASSTATGFDQDVSQVSRQIPQLLVVLANLIGGLGIIALPIATGIDLLVRRRGRQYLEALGVLLVGIVIVSLLAVWVQHSGSSRLLLALNGRPTSSDVAPLAALIAGTVAFITVARLVDRTRWAIASGAIVVAMFLASIVAGGITIAALTISTLLGWALGLLARYVLGTPTTRPAGTQVAAALDRGGFPLTVLRASAETAGGRRYSATTRSGERMEILVLDRDLEGAGLVRAAWRSLRLREEGGSAGFSMRSRLEHAALQSYASQAAGAPVPRLEAVAEVGPDAALLAYARVEGMTFAEIGGTLTNDDLDSAWRAVRTLHEAGISHRALTAENILRDPSGGIWLMDPEEGSVAAGDVAERLDLAELLCTLAMLTDPDQAVASGRRVLGNDRIIKALPALQPVALTAVTRRAIKRRKDILVTLRENLEELTPDGSPDTIQIERLRPRTIITLILGTVAAYYLLIQVGSIDVATLFSDAKWWLAAIALVLSAATYIGAAMSLEGFVPERLKFFRTFQAQLAASFATLVSPPTLGAVAVNVRYLQKAGVHPALALASVGVSQLMAFVMHLLLILVFGVIAGRSSKLDIPTIPDWAVVIGFGLVLLVIVLLLLPASRQWVIKKVLPIFRQVGPRLLTLAQQPLKLLTGISGIVLLNLGYCFCLIACVRAFGGGGEWAAICIAYLVGATVGQAAPTPGGLGAVEAALTAALAAAGVEAAVAVSAVLLFRIFTFWLPTLPGWLFFNRMTKNGYL
- a CDS encoding alpha/beta hydrolase, with the protein product MTQADATSSDYVAQHPGALIDVGGQELFVRSIAPTGPNPAPAVFIHGLGGSATNWTDLMDLLATELDSVAPDLPGFGHSPPPPDGDYRLTAHAHAVAMLVRTRFGGQPVHVFGNSLGGATAVQFAARYPELIRSLTLVSPAMPEYAPRLSNIHMPLTAVPGVGERLWQRLQTKDVEWRVERSLDICYANMDRVDPRRMAEAVVDAKARERLPHATEAMLASLRGLISTYFDRSEQRPWKLAETIKVPVLLIYGRDDKLVNPKAAHRATKAFPNSRVVVVPDSGHVTQMEHPEVVASAWHQMAESIAAS
- a CDS encoding TetR/AcrR family transcriptional regulator is translated as MTVSADTPRATRMPRSARRAQLLVAARQIFVNQGYHAAAMDDIAVRAGISKPVLYQHFPSKLDLYLALLDSGAEEIIALMRDALASTRDNRTRVTRAVEAYFEFVNDSAETFRLLFETDLFNEAAVRERVQHTDNECAKLLVDVIAEDTGIGEDEALMLAFGLIGMAQTSAVRWLRDGRRIPRDKAAWLVSRMAWRGISGFPRSAETK
- the moeZ gene encoding adenylyltransferase/sulfurtransferase MoeZ — its product is MSLPPLVEPAESLTVDEVRRYSRHIIIPDVGMTGQKRMKNARVLCVGAGGLGSPALMYLAAAGIGTIGIVEFDEVDESNLQRQVIHGQSDIGRSKADSARDSVLEINPHINVQVHNERLDSGNVLEIFANYDLILDGTDNFATRYLVNDACVILGKPYVWGSIYRFEGQASVFWAEHGPNYRDLYPEPPPPGMVPSCAEGGVLGVLCASIGSIMVTEAIKLITGIGEPLLGRLMVYDALEMSYRTLKIRKDPNAEAITELIDYDAFCGAISDEAADAAKESTISVHQLKAMLAARERGDDAFYLVDVREPNEWEISRIPGADLIPKGEFLMGDALSRLPQDKPTVLYCKVGGRSAEVLALVKAAGFADAIHVGGGVAAWVNQVDPSQPSY
- a CDS encoding hydroxylase — encoded protein: MEPGQSSIKLDWNDPLYQEAVVDLLGALAYGELQAFERLAADASMAPDFGNRASIAEMSVAEFGHYKLLRDRLIEIGADPAAAMEPFVDAIDGFHVSTAPADWLEGLIKAYVGDGIAADFYRYVAQYLDPQTQELVNEVCSDLGHSEFVVGAVRDAIVSDPVVAGRLALWGRRLMGEVLAQSQRVAVQREALVELVLGGGGDLGDLTRMFADMTDAHSERMRSLGLSP
- a CDS encoding DEAD/DEAH box helicase, which translates into the protein MCIPLALEGNDLIGQAKTGTGKTLGFGIPLLQRLNAPGELENSAEAKGAAPQALVVVPTRELCVQVAKDLELAGSQRGIRVLSVYGGRSYEPQVEALVRGIEVVVGTPGRLLDLARQGKLRLNEVKVLVLDEADEMLDMGFLPDVESIVSQVPANRQTLLFSATMPGQIVNLARRYMTSPTHIRASDPNDDNITVDAIEQHIWRAHAMDKPEIIARVLQAKDRGLVIVFCRTKRTTQKLADDLTDRGFAVGSVHGDLGQGAREQALRAFRNGKIDVLVATDVAARGIDVEGVTHVINYACPEDEKMYLHRIGRTGRAGASGVAVTLVDWDDVPRWLLINKALGLAFTDPVETYSTSAHIFTGLGIPTTATGRLPRSSRTREGLGAEQVEDLGETGASAGRRSSTNDGARSRDGQGRSSSRSGGSRS
- a CDS encoding DUF3107 domain-containing protein, which produces MEIKIGVQYSPREIVVDVEQDAKDVSKALTEAIEAGGTFNLTDVKGRQVLVPADKITYVEIGEPAKARVGFGAS